The Cucurbita pepo subsp. pepo cultivar mu-cu-16 chromosome LG05, ASM280686v2, whole genome shotgun sequence nucleotide sequence ATTCTGGCATTTACCTGCTACCTGCCTACCCGGTCCACTCCCAAAATTCCAATTCATTACGTCATTTTACAAAAAGCATTTACATaggttaaaaacaaaaaaaacggtaattttgatttataatttaacactCCTCTCCCAATGGGATCTCTTGAAAACCAATGGCGGACATTGGAATCCAAACGCGCACTCTCTTTCCCGGGTATGGTCCAAGTTAATTTAACAAGGCTTGGACACCTCAAAACAAGCATTCAAACCTTTGACCTCTCAAACAAGAGCACACAATTAAGCTATGATCAAATCgataacataaaattgaacGTAACCACTTTTCCAAATGGTAACAAATGAACTGTCTATATATAATGCAAggtataatatataataaacctATCGGTACAAAATTCTTTAATATCTTTCACATATTCCAACCAAAAGGCAGTAGTCTAAACATAAGAGGCAGAAAACAATGTCACTGAGATTACGGTCAAAATCTATCCATCCAAATTTAAGCATTCTTCTAAGAACATTGCAAGAAGCTTCAAGTGTTTATAGTCTAACACAGCATGGAAAGGAATCTATCTGATtgtcaaaatcaaatatgttTATCAAATCTTCGAGGGAAATGGGTAAGAAAGAACTCCTGTGAATAAGTTAAAAGTTTTCCCTACCAATATAATCGCTGTTCTGtatctttttcttcacaaTTCTTTAGCACTGTCCTGCTGTGCTTTTTCTACTGCTTTCTCAGCTTCTTCAAGAACAAAGCTTTTGAGAGATTCTACGTCTCTTGGCCCTGGGTCATCATAAAATTATAGCTGCTATATCAGGGTTCATCCGGATCCAAGAATATAATGAAATGAGGCATTTCATTCTGATTTCTGATATTGGTAAACAAAAATCATCTATAGCAGAACCACGAGGTGAATGAACAGACATGTCGATATGAACAAATATATCGTAACTTGCTaatcatcaaattttgatGGCTGGAAATTGGCAACGTTTAATAAGACTTTGAACTAAGCTCAACATGATTCATTAGACCAATGagtttatcttttttaattgatgTGTGCTTACGTGTGAAGAATGCGGAAAGACGACAAGGcttcattaaataaattgcCAAAGTAGAAGCAAAATCGGAACACATATAGAACATAGACAATAAGGGTAACAAAAAGGGGAGGAAAAATTCACCTTTATACTTTGCAACTTCTTCCCCTTCATAGAAAAGCTTGAATGTAGGATATGAATGGATATCAACTTTAGAACAGACTGATTTGTGAGAACCACAATCAACTTCTCCGACCTCGATTTCATCCTCGCCTTCCATTGTCTTGCCCAGGTCCTCCCATAATGATCCTAAATTCTTGCTGAAATTTGCAATTTAAGTTACAGGTAATTAATTACGCAATATGAAATCGATTACCGACAGGATAAAAACCAGGAAACTACGATAAGAAAGAATGCCAACCAATGCTTGCACCAAGGAACACAGAACTTCACAAACCATGCGGTATCTTTTTCCTTTACCTGAAAAGTACATATTTCTACGATGAGGAATGTACTAAAAAGTTCAGTGAAATCATATCTTAGTCGGAATCCACAATTTCAAATATTGGTTCTGTTATTTTGAATCCTTGATTAATCAATGTTGGATgatataagaagaaaaatgaaaatccatCAAGGTATAACATATAAACCGAAGGGAAGATAACCAACCATGCATCATCTAGGCCAAAGATCAAAGCTTTAAGCCTAAGATGAAAGCTGATTTAACCAATCTTCAATGGAAAGTTATAATAGACGATACCGTATCAATAACTAGGTGAGAGTTCCATCGGCCTGCGAACTCAAAATGACATGACATCCATAGTTTCCAAGTCAACTCGATTATTCTCGAGAGACAACTATTTTATCCACCTGGATTTGATTGCCAAGGTAATTCAGAGTACATTAAATCCTAATTAGGCGGTCGTCATGACATGAAAGCATACCCTCTATGCACTTTACTATTAACCATTTATGAGCCTTCCTAACAAGTTTCACCAATGTCACTAAATCTGGGAACAACAAACTTAATCTGTCCAATCATAGTCCTGCTTAACAACCTACACTAATCAAATTTGTTCAATCCCCACGAGCAAGTAATTTGATCTCAACTGTTGGCCCCCGTTTGCCCGAAATCCGACCAAAAACCAAGACCAGAAGTTAGTTTCTACTGCATTTGTCATTGGATGTTCACAATAATATTCAGAATAAAGTTCGACAATTCTAGACAATAgtatcaaattttcttcttcttttttattcgaACGGCCGCAGTTCGTTCTTGCGGATCCCAATCTGCGACATCCCAGCTGACAGTAGCCATACCAATCCCAGACGAATCGCTCCAATCCAACGAACTCATAGAGTAACTCGAATACAAAAACAACTGGATTCAACCATGCATCATCGATTTTATAGGAacatcaattaaaattataaaaagaacaTGCTGAATCGTCAAACAAGATTCAAAAATCAAGAGGATTCCCTCGCAGACAAAATTTTCCACTTAGAGAATAAAGAAATGGACCTCGATgagtaaaattagggtttgcaAACGGTACCTTGTCGGAGAAGGTGTCCGCAGTTAGGGTTATAACTTCAGATTTGCAGAGAGAAGCTGTGTTTAGAACgataagaaaaattaacaaGAAAGACAAAATTGCAGATGAAATATGGAATTTCATGGTTGAATGTGGTCTCTGGATCTTCTCTAGTGCTGTGGATTCAATGGAAGAAAAGATCAGGATTGGTGGCCGGAGCTCGCAATATGCAATTGAAACAACGATCCCGGTCGATCTGGCCAGCGTCGTTGGGGCCCGATATTGAATaccttgaatttttaatttattttatcaaatttaatttatgaattttttaaatttgttaaattcaCTCATCTAAATCTTGCTaatagatttaattattattattattattattattttctcggACGTAAGTGGGCCGAAAGCCCAGTGAACTAGATATGGTGACGTGGCACTTTTTGATTGGTTACATAATTATCTTACACAGAACGTCGAAGCAGAGGATCAAGCTAGAGAAATAAGAGAACAGAAAGGAAGAACCCTAGAAAACTAAAAAGCAAGCGCACCATTAACGGACGAATTACAATAAAAGGTGGACGACGGAATTACTCCGATGGCGCAAGATCGGAAGAGGCAAAGGCCGAACATATTGATCACTGGAACTCCGGGAACCGGTAAGACAACAACGTCATCTGCTTTAGCAGACGCCGCTCAGCTCCGTCATGTCGCTATCGGAGACCTTGTGAAGGAGAAGAATCTACATGATGGCTGGGATGACGAACTCCAGTGTTATA carries:
- the LOC111794510 gene encoding protein disulfide-isomerase 5-1, which produces MKFHISSAILSFLLIFLIVLNTASLCKSEVITLTADTFSDKVKEKDTAWFVKFCVPWCKHCKNLGSLWEDLGKTMEGEDEIEVGEVDCGSHKSVCSKVDIHSYPTFKLFYEGEEVAKYKGPRDVESLKSFVLEEAEKAVEKAQQDSAKEL